In Archocentrus centrarchus isolate MPI-CPG fArcCen1 chromosome 24, fArcCen1, whole genome shotgun sequence, one DNA window encodes the following:
- the lft1 gene encoding lefty1, which produces MGLYCRTFVLIRVPAPIDKVRKTGRTRNNIRDQRSVKGTHSVSFALPCCCLSHSSFSFPLMDFLRACVLFAALFGLTKAFTHQDMKDALLQKLGLGEVPNIHKRDVENLVIPAPIRNKYMSMLKMHHSRRRRSLPSLAGILKGIPGNADISGEYVYSDTTRQRMMFDMEARIPENSEVTMAELKLYQRASHNKRFTAERKSHRPVNNARVSVYWVEVLPNGSNRTSLVDSRLIPIHETGWKSFDVTQAVHYWSKTQQKTPMHLEVWIEGERPGSYAAEMAKSVRFTTQEQTDNTLGKPELVLYTLNLEEYGSRGDCDSRNKDTCCREEYFINFRALTWTQYWIIEPAGYQAFRCTGGCKQPKRNFGYGERRCTVSESAPLPIMYLVKKGDYTEIEVAEFPNMIVERCACTLDNISIV; this is translated from the exons ATGGGGCTGTATTGTCGCACCTTTGTTCTGATAAGGGTCCCTGCCCCCATCGACAAAGTGCGAAAGACTGGGAGGACCCGCAACAATATAAGGGACCAGAGGAGTGTCAAAGGGACACACTCTGTATCTTTTGCGCTACcgtgctgctgtctgtcacactcaagtttttcttttcccctcatGGATTTCCTTCGGGCTTGTGTCCTTTTCGCCGCTCTCTTCGGTCTCACAAAAGCGTTTACCCATCAGGATATGAAGGATGCACTGCTACAGAAACTTGGGTTGGGTGAAGTTCCTAATATCCATAAAAGGGATGTGGAGAATCTGGTGATTCCGGCGCCTATAAGAAATAAGTACATGAGCATGCTGAAGATGCACCACAGCCGGAGACGCAGATCTTTGCCCAGTCTTGCGGGCATCCTGAAAGGAATCCCCGGCAATGCAG ATATTTCCGGAGAGTATGTGTACTCTGACACCACTCGGCAACGCATGATGTTCGACATGGAGGCGAGGATCCCTGAAAATAGCGAGGTGACCATGGCGGAGCTGAAGCTCTACCAGCGGGCTTCCCACAACAAACGCTTCACGGCGGAGAGGAAGAGCCACCGGCCCGTCAACAACGCCAGGGTCAGCGTGTATTGGGTGGAGGTGCTGCCCAATGGATCCAACCGTACGTCGCTGGTAGATTCACG GTTGATCCCCATTCACGAGACAGGCTGGAAGAGCTTTGATGTCACCCAGGCGGTGCATTATTGGTCCAAGACACAGCAGAAGACACCTATGCACCTGGAGGTGTGGATCGAGGGCGAGAGACCTGGCAGTTATGCGGCAGAGATGGCCAAGAGTGTCCGCTTTACCACCCAGGAGCAGACGGACAACACCTTGGGAAAACCCGAGCTCGTCCTCTACACACTCAACCTCGAAGAGTACGG ctCTCGTGGTGACTGTGACAGCCGAAACAAAGACACCTGCTGCAGGGAGGAGTACTTCATCAACTTTCGTGCCCTCACATGGACACAGTACTGGATCATCGAGCCGGCCGGATACCAGGCCTTCAGGTGCACCGGTGGCTGCAAGCAGCCCAAACGCAACTTTGGCTACGGAGAGCGTCGGTGCACGGTGTCCGAGAGTGCCCCTTTACCGATCATGTACCTGGTGAAGAAAGGGGACTACACTGAGATAGAGGTGGCTGAATTTCCAAATATGATCGTAGAAAGGTGCGCGTGCACTTTGGACAATATCTCCATAGTGTGA